One genomic window of Verrucomicrobiia bacterium includes the following:
- a CDS encoding iron-containing alcohol dehydrogenase family protein, with protein MLTHKQVAIPSLVRLKRGALDRLGIYARRHNFQRVLVLHSQDLNPDLLHRLCAGFQREHVEAAEVVPVSSPSFEQAEALFKRLPTGVDAIVGFGGGKALDVAKYVSFLARIYYIATPTSLSNDGFCSPQSSLTVEGQRRSLPSAMPFGVVLDTEVCLNAPEVLWQSGVGDLVAKFTAVTDWKLAFHARATALDDFAALLSDASVFQFIARPIRDLEGVSLLGTALMLNGIAMAICSSSRPASGSEHLISHALDRVSAHPALHGLQVGIASYIASRLQGRHTETITHLFDATGFWRAIAAAPFSRSEWLEAVRLAPSIKPNFYTILSERDCVAEVETILRNDERLRPCFRA; from the coding sequence ATGTTAACGCACAAGCAAGTTGCGATTCCCTCGCTCGTCCGATTAAAGCGCGGGGCGCTTGATCGCCTGGGGATTTACGCGCGACGCCACAACTTCCAGCGCGTTCTCGTCCTTCACAGCCAGGATCTGAATCCTGATCTCCTGCACCGGCTCTGCGCGGGATTTCAGCGCGAGCACGTCGAGGCCGCCGAGGTGGTCCCGGTCAGCAGCCCCAGCTTTGAGCAAGCCGAAGCGCTGTTTAAACGATTACCCACAGGCGTTGATGCGATCGTCGGGTTCGGCGGCGGCAAGGCGCTCGACGTCGCGAAATATGTGTCGTTCCTGGCGCGCATTTATTACATCGCGACGCCGACGTCACTTTCGAACGATGGGTTCTGCAGCCCGCAATCGAGTTTGACTGTCGAAGGGCAGCGCCGATCGCTTCCGTCCGCCATGCCATTTGGCGTGGTGCTCGACACTGAGGTTTGCCTGAACGCGCCGGAAGTCTTGTGGCAATCGGGGGTGGGCGACCTGGTCGCAAAATTCACGGCGGTAACCGATTGGAAACTGGCCTTCCACGCGCGCGCAACTGCGCTCGATGATTTCGCCGCGCTGTTATCCGATGCGAGCGTGTTTCAGTTCATTGCGCGGCCAATTCGCGATTTGGAAGGCGTTTCGCTGCTGGGAACGGCGTTGATGTTGAATGGCATCGCCATGGCTATTTGCAGCTCGTCGCGTCCCGCGAGCGGAAGCGAGCATTTGATTTCGCATGCGTTGGACCGAGTAAGCGCGCATCCGGCTTTGCACGGACTGCAGGTGGGCATTGCAAGCTACATCGCGAGCCGTTTGCAGGGACGCCACACGGAAACAATTACGCACCTGTTCGATGCGACGGGATTTTGGCGTGCGATCGCCGCGGCGCCTTTCTCGCGTTCCGAATGGCTTGAGGCGGTTCGGCTTGCGCCATCGATCAAACCCAACTTTTACACAATTTTGTCCGAACGCGATTGTGTCGCCGAGGTCGAGACAATTCTCCGGAACGACGAGCGGTTACGGCCGTGTTTCCGGGCCTGA
- a CDS encoding haloacid dehalogenase-like hydrolase: MSTASRQNSESRQKILVTDFDGTITLHDFYDLVRAQWPVCADDDPWEQYVAGKLTHFEALAAIFSRIRTDEKTLFDLVSRMQIDPELAKSVEQLRRDGWEIIVASAGCEWYIQHLLRAARTSLLVHANPGRFSPQRGLEISLPVESRFFSQQNGIDKLAVVTDAMQRSRCAAFAGDGRPDLASALAVRPELRFARGWLAVELKRRGESFHPFHRWSEIAGVLLKTPC; this comes from the coding sequence GTGAGCACCGCATCCCGGCAAAACTCCGAATCCCGTCAAAAAATCCTGGTCACAGATTTCGACGGGACAATCACGCTTCACGATTTCTACGACCTTGTGCGGGCGCAGTGGCCGGTCTGTGCCGATGACGATCCCTGGGAACAGTATGTCGCTGGCAAGCTGACGCATTTTGAAGCGCTCGCTGCAATTTTCTCCCGCATTCGAACGGACGAGAAAACGCTCTTCGACCTCGTGAGCCGAATGCAAATCGATCCGGAATTGGCGAAGTCGGTTGAACAGCTTCGCCGAGACGGTTGGGAAATCATCGTCGCATCCGCAGGCTGCGAATGGTACATCCAGCATCTCCTTCGCGCGGCGCGCACAAGCCTCCTTGTGCATGCAAATCCCGGAAGGTTCTCCCCTCAACGCGGCCTGGAAATATCGTTGCCCGTGGAATCGCGATTCTTCAGCCAGCAGAATGGCATCGACAAACTCGCGGTGGTGACGGATGCGATGCAACGAAGCCGTTGCGCCGCGTTCGCCGGGGATGGCCGGCCGGACCTGGCATCGGCGCTCGCCGTCAGGCCGGAGCTTCGGTTTGCACGGGGATGGCTTGCGGTGGAACTCAAGCGCCGTGGCGAATCATTTCATCCATTCCATCGCTGGTCCGAAATCGCTGGCGTTCTTCTCAAAACTCCATGTTAA
- a CDS encoding DegT/DnrJ/EryC1/StrS family aminotransferase, whose translation MAEPIAYLDLPAQIRGIRKELDAAIARTLDNCSFCLGPDVVQFEKDFAKYVGAEHCVAFNSGTSALHIALMLLDVGAGDEVITTPMTFVATSWAISYVGAKPVYVDIEDATFNLDPARIEAAITPRTKAIMPVHLYGHPFDLDPVLAVARKHKLPVVEDTAQAHGAKYNGKMVGTFGEISCFSFYPGKNLGAAGEGGALVTNNAAFAARARSLREHGSTVRYYHDEVGFNYRMEGIQGAVLGVKLPHLPKWTAERRRVAHRYHELLADTPLQLPREADYAESAYHLYVVRHPRRDELKKHLEGNKIGCALHYPLPLHMQKCYASLGYKEGAFPITEKAARECLSLPIYPELTDAPIQRVSQVIHEFFRGA comes from the coding sequence ATGGCTGAACCTATCGCTTACCTGGATTTACCCGCGCAGATCCGCGGGATTCGCAAGGAACTCGACGCCGCAATCGCGCGCACCCTCGACAACTGCTCCTTCTGCCTCGGACCCGACGTGGTCCAGTTTGAAAAGGACTTCGCCAAATACGTCGGCGCCGAGCATTGCGTCGCTTTCAACAGCGGAACGTCGGCGTTGCACATCGCTCTCATGCTCCTCGACGTCGGCGCGGGCGATGAAGTGATCACCACGCCCATGACGTTCGTGGCCACGAGCTGGGCCATCTCGTATGTGGGCGCAAAGCCGGTTTATGTCGATATCGAGGACGCCACGTTCAATCTCGATCCCGCGCGCATCGAAGCTGCCATCACGCCGCGCACCAAGGCGATCATGCCTGTGCATCTTTACGGCCATCCCTTCGATCTCGACCCGGTGCTCGCCGTTGCGCGCAAGCACAAGCTGCCCGTCGTGGAAGACACCGCGCAGGCGCATGGTGCGAAATACAACGGCAAGATGGTTGGCACCTTCGGAGAGATTTCCTGCTTCAGCTTTTATCCGGGAAAAAATCTGGGCGCGGCTGGCGAAGGCGGCGCGCTCGTCACCAACAACGCGGCGTTCGCGGCGCGTGCGCGGTCATTGCGCGAACATGGCTCGACCGTCCGCTACTACCACGATGAAGTCGGTTTCAATTACCGCATGGAAGGAATTCAGGGTGCCGTTCTCGGAGTAAAGCTGCCGCATCTGCCCAAGTGGACCGCTGAACGCCGTCGCGTCGCGCATCGATATCACGAACTCCTCGCTGACACACCGCTGCAACTGCCCCGCGAAGCGGACTACGCGGAAAGCGCATATCACCTTTACGTCGTGCGGCATCCGCGACGCGACGAACTGAAGAAGCATCTCGAAGGAAACAAGATCGGCTGCGCGCTGCATTATCCCCTGCCGCTCCACATGCAGAAGTGCTACGCCTCGCTGGGCTACAAGGAAGGCGCCTTTCCGATCACCGAAAAAGCCGCTCGCGAATGCCTCAGCCTGCCGATCTATCCTGAACTGACCGACGCTCCGATTCAGCGTGTATCGCAAGTGATCCACGAGTTCTTTCGCGGGGCGTGA
- a CDS encoding ABC transporter transmembrane domain-containing protein — protein sequence MIGFFRKLWPFMRPHSSRLLLGLICSMIFALTQALLVFFINFVVNLAFGEEFSFSKEIANATGLKHWILNQLGTWIPTIKAPQSRVAMVLIICLIPATMFVRAIFGYLSVYMTSWAASRSVADLRLKLFSHLQNLSLTFFSRARTGDLISRISSDTHTLYGIMGTAVTSMVRDPVTIVAMLCVLLIPREQRVLTLISIIVLPICLIPISIYARRVRKSAKAMQTHISEMATLMHESFTGNRIVKAYNLEDTVAEQFRVTTRKFVGQAMRVVRANELPSQFTEFLGGVGVALVLIYATAVTINKPDIGDFVGFILAIVVMYQPIKSLTRLNNSIHHARAASERIFELLDTHNDIREPAHPVPLNARNADIEFSHVGFDYGEKPVLRDFSLTVKAGQLVALVGSSGSGKTTVTNLLLRFYDPQEGSIRIGGVDLKEVTTRDLRSQIALVTQETILFHETIRRNIAMGRPNATDAEVEAAARAANAHEFIVQKPHGYETVVGEKGINISGGQRQRIAIGRAILKDAPILILDEATSALDTESERLVQNELEKLMEGRTTLCIAHRLSTVQKADLIVVMQEGRIAEKGTHAELLKRNGVYKRLHDLQFDAVVTT from the coding sequence ATGATCGGATTCTTCCGAAAGCTCTGGCCCTTCATGCGGCCCCACAGCAGCCGGCTCCTCCTGGGGCTGATCTGCAGCATGATCTTTGCGCTCACCCAGGCGCTCCTTGTTTTTTTCATCAACTTCGTGGTCAATCTCGCGTTCGGCGAAGAGTTCAGCTTCAGCAAGGAAATTGCAAATGCTACCGGGCTCAAACACTGGATTCTGAATCAACTCGGCACCTGGATCCCCACCATCAAAGCCCCGCAGTCGCGCGTCGCGATGGTGCTCATCATCTGCCTCATTCCCGCAACGATGTTCGTGCGCGCGATCTTCGGCTATCTCAGCGTCTATATGACCAGCTGGGCCGCATCGCGGTCGGTCGCCGACCTGCGCCTGAAATTGTTTTCGCACCTGCAGAACCTTTCCCTCACGTTTTTCAGCCGCGCCCGCACAGGTGACCTCATCTCGCGCATCAGCAGCGACACCCACACGCTCTACGGCATCATGGGAACCGCTGTCACATCCATGGTCCGCGATCCCGTTACAATCGTCGCCATGCTCTGCGTCCTGCTCATTCCCCGGGAGCAGCGTGTTTTGACACTGATTTCAATCATCGTCCTTCCCATCTGCCTTATTCCGATTTCCATCTACGCACGCCGCGTCCGAAAATCGGCGAAGGCGATGCAGACGCACATTTCCGAAATGGCGACCTTGATGCACGAATCCTTCACGGGAAACCGCATCGTGAAAGCGTACAATCTCGAGGACACCGTGGCGGAGCAATTTCGCGTGACCACCCGCAAGTTCGTCGGCCAGGCGATGCGCGTCGTGCGGGCAAACGAACTGCCCAGCCAGTTCACGGAATTTCTCGGCGGCGTCGGCGTGGCATTGGTTCTCATCTACGCCACAGCCGTTACAATCAACAAACCGGACATCGGCGACTTCGTTGGATTCATCCTGGCAATCGTCGTGATGTATCAGCCGATCAAGTCGCTGACACGGCTGAACAACTCCATCCACCACGCGCGCGCAGCCAGCGAACGCATCTTTGAATTGCTGGATACGCACAATGACATTCGCGAGCCCGCCCACCCCGTTCCGTTGAACGCACGGAATGCGGATATCGAATTTTCGCACGTGGGTTTCGACTACGGCGAAAAGCCCGTTCTGCGGGATTTCAGTTTGACCGTGAAAGCGGGCCAGCTCGTGGCGCTGGTGGGCAGCAGTGGATCGGGAAAGACAACCGTCACCAATCTGCTCCTCCGTTTTTATGATCCACAAGAGGGTTCGATCCGAATCGGCGGGGTGGACCTGAAGGAGGTCACCACGCGCGACCTTCGAAGCCAGATCGCCCTCGTCACCCAGGAAACCATTTTGTTCCACGAAACAATTCGCCGAAACATCGCCATGGGGCGGCCGAACGCCACCGACGCGGAAGTCGAAGCCGCTGCACGCGCGGCCAACGCGCATGAATTCATTGTGCAGAAACCGCACGGCTACGAAACAGTCGTGGGCGAAAAGGGAATCAACATTTCGGGCGGACAACGCCAGCGCATCGCCATCGGCCGCGCGATCCTCAAGGACGCGCCCATCCTGATTCTGGACGAGGCGACGAGCGCGCTCGATACAGAGTCCGAGCGGCTGGTGCAGAACGAACTTGAGAAATTGATGGAAGGCCGCACGACCCTCTGCATCGCGCATCGGCTTTCCACCGTGCAGAAGGCGGACCTCATCGTTGTTATGCAGGAAGGCAGGATTGCGGAGAAAGGGACGCACGCGGAACTTCTGAAGCGCAACGGGGTTTACAAGAGATTGCACGACTTGCAGTTCGATGCGGTCGTTACCACGTAA
- a CDS encoding DUF2752 domain-containing protein — protein MGIQNKSLPVSWTMALVALGVGLVLYAFNPATVPIFPVCLFHQWTGLNCPGCGSLRAMHQLLHGNVVEAFRLNALLVISIPIGVWFGIRLLRQHLRNEPGPIVRPLWIWIYALVWLVFGIVRELPVQSFAVWPP, from the coding sequence ATGGGGATCCAAAACAAATCGCTGCCCGTCAGTTGGACGATGGCGCTGGTGGCGTTGGGAGTTGGCCTGGTGCTCTATGCATTCAATCCGGCCACCGTGCCGATCTTTCCCGTATGCCTTTTTCATCAATGGACTGGGTTGAATTGTCCTGGCTGCGGATCATTACGCGCGATGCATCAGTTGCTTCACGGAAACGTGGTGGAGGCGTTTCGATTGAATGCGCTCCTTGTCATTTCGATTCCGATTGGCGTGTGGTTTGGCATTCGCCTCCTGCGGCAGCACCTGCGCAATGAACCTGGCCCCATCGTGCGCCCCCTCTGGATTTGGATTTACGCGCTGGTGTGGCTGGTGTTTGGAATTGTCAGGGAACTTCCAGTGCAATCATTCGCGGTGTGGCCGCCCTAA
- a CDS encoding DUF4339 domain-containing protein, translating to MYRIIGADGKAYGPVSEEQIRFWIAESRVNAQTQVQAEGTAEWKPLAHFPEFSASFAGPEAPIAPSIPAAQLASNREAAKRSVKAPAIALKVYAGLLLVVSLLSLLLVVLVMTGSNPFTNVENAEISKSLTQQFGSATAFIGPILNLVFVGLIFVGASKFERFESFGMALTACILAMLPCSLCCVIGLPIGIWGIVVLNQSQVKSQFK from the coding sequence ATGTATAGAATCATCGGCGCAGATGGCAAAGCCTACGGTCCGGTCAGCGAAGAACAGATTCGTTTCTGGATCGCTGAGAGCCGCGTGAACGCGCAGACGCAGGTGCAGGCGGAGGGAACGGCTGAATGGAAACCGCTTGCGCATTTCCCGGAATTTTCGGCGTCATTCGCCGGGCCCGAAGCTCCAATCGCGCCATCCATCCCGGCAGCGCAACTGGCCAGCAACCGCGAAGCCGCGAAACGCAGCGTCAAGGCTCCGGCAATCGCGCTCAAGGTGTACGCCGGACTTTTGCTGGTCGTCAGCCTGCTCTCACTGCTGCTCGTCGTCCTGGTCATGACTGGCTCAAACCCTTTCACGAACGTCGAGAACGCTGAAATCTCAAAATCGCTGACGCAGCAGTTTGGCAGCGCGACCGCGTTCATCGGTCCGATTCTCAACCTCGTTTTCGTCGGCCTCATCTTCGTGGGAGCATCGAAGTTTGAACGGTTCGAAAGCTTTGGAATGGCGCTGACGGCGTGCATCCTCGCGATGCTTCCATGCTCGCTGTGTTGCGTGATTGGCCTCCCCATTGGGATTTGGGGAATCGTGGTGTTGAACCAGTCGCAGGTGAAATCGCAGTTCAAGTAA
- a CDS encoding GYF domain-containing protein, with the protein MYRIIGADGQPYGPVDAAQVRRWFAENRVRRDTMMEREGSSEWKPLADFEEFSDLFQSAAPDPGPASSGTGGSRSMELEASIAVANSRPGFSATECLGRGWDLVMGRFWLSVGVSAVCVVITSVPLLYGPVMTGLFWFFLQQIRTRNARLEDAFEPFKHVLLQSFLAGLVVSVLVSIGTMLCFVPGIILTCLWMFTWPLLMDKRLDFWPAMEVSRKVLWLRIWSILGLWCLSLLLLLAGLLLCYVGLFVAVPVVIAAHACAYEELFGTPRTEPLP; encoded by the coding sequence ATGTATCGAATCATTGGAGCCGACGGGCAACCCTACGGTCCAGTGGATGCGGCGCAGGTGCGCCGTTGGTTCGCGGAGAACCGCGTTCGCCGCGACACAATGATGGAACGTGAGGGATCATCCGAGTGGAAGCCGCTTGCGGATTTCGAAGAATTCTCAGACTTGTTCCAATCAGCTGCGCCGGATCCGGGGCCGGCGAGTTCAGGAACCGGCGGCAGTCGCAGTATGGAATTGGAAGCGTCGATCGCCGTTGCGAACTCGCGTCCCGGCTTCAGCGCGACGGAGTGCCTGGGGCGTGGCTGGGATTTGGTGATGGGCCGTTTTTGGTTGTCGGTCGGAGTCAGTGCCGTCTGTGTGGTCATTACAAGCGTTCCGCTGCTTTACGGCCCCGTCATGACGGGATTGTTCTGGTTTTTCCTGCAACAGATCCGCACTCGAAACGCGAGGCTTGAAGACGCCTTTGAGCCATTCAAACACGTACTGCTGCAATCGTTTCTCGCCGGACTTGTCGTCTCCGTGCTCGTGTCCATCGGCACGATGCTGTGTTTCGTGCCCGGAATAATCCTGACTTGCCTATGGATGTTCACGTGGCCTTTGTTAATGGACAAACGTTTGGATTTCTGGCCGGCAATGGAGGTTAGTCGCAAAGTTTTGTGGCTGCGCATCTGGAGCATTCTAGGCCTTTGGTGCCTGTCGCTCTTGCTGCTCCTTGCGGGATTGTTGCTATGCTACGTGGGGTTGTTTGTTGCGGTTCCTGTCGTCATCGCTGCCCATGCCTGCGCGTACGAGGAGCTGTTCGGGACGCCGCGGACGGAGCCCCTTCCGTGA
- a CDS encoding glycoside hydrolase family 88 protein — translation MKTSFRLLFGCILAATVNCGVAATNPADLAPAAVLSIMERVADWQLANPSRHRQTDWTQGAGDAGFMALARLSSSPRFEEAMIRKGETNEWQLGPRIYHADDHVVGQAYCELFFKSKEDRMIAPLRTRFDYILENPRHFETLDFTQRRIGDLWSWCDALFMAPPTWVRLWKATGKEQYLEFAITNWWRTSDYLYDKEEHLYFRDSTYFNKREANGRKVFWSRGNGWVMGGLVRVMEHLTPGHAARGRFEQQFKEMADAILRCQQPDGLWRSSLLDPESYPLKETSGSGFHTYALAWGINNGLLERQRFERAVRKAWSALAACVNEDGKLTHVQPIGADPKKFDPESTEIYGVGAFLLAGSEMHRLLSSRP, via the coding sequence ATGAAAACTTCATTCCGCCTTCTCTTCGGCTGCATCCTCGCTGCGACAGTGAACTGCGGTGTTGCCGCAACAAACCCGGCAGACCTGGCGCCCGCAGCAGTGCTGTCGATCATGGAACGTGTTGCCGACTGGCAGCTGGCGAACCCGAGCCGGCATCGTCAGACGGATTGGACCCAGGGAGCGGGCGATGCGGGGTTCATGGCGCTTGCCCGTCTCTCGAGCAGCCCTCGATTCGAGGAGGCAATGATCCGCAAGGGCGAGACGAATGAATGGCAGCTTGGGCCGCGCATTTACCACGCGGACGACCACGTAGTGGGGCAGGCGTATTGCGAACTGTTTTTCAAGTCGAAGGAGGATCGAATGATTGCGCCGCTGCGAACGCGGTTTGATTACATCCTGGAAAATCCGCGGCACTTCGAGACTCTCGATTTCACGCAGCGGCGCATTGGGGATCTATGGTCCTGGTGCGACGCGCTGTTCATGGCGCCGCCGACGTGGGTGCGCCTTTGGAAGGCGACAGGCAAGGAACAATACCTTGAGTTTGCAATCACCAACTGGTGGCGGACCTCTGACTATCTTTATGACAAGGAGGAACATTTGTACTTCCGCGACAGCACGTATTTCAACAAGCGCGAAGCCAATGGACGCAAAGTGTTTTGGAGTCGCGGCAACGGCTGGGTGATGGGCGGTCTCGTGCGCGTGATGGAACATCTGACGCCGGGCCATGCAGCGCGGGGGCGGTTCGAACAACAGTTCAAGGAGATGGCTGATGCGATTCTTCGATGCCAGCAGCCGGATGGCTTGTGGCGATCCAGCCTGCTTGATCCCGAGAGCTATCCGTTGAAGGAAACGAGCGGCTCGGGCTTCCACACGTATGCGCTGGCGTGGGGAATTAACAACGGATTGCTTGAGCGGCAGCGATTCGAACGCGCAGTGCGCAAGGCCTGGAGCGCTTTGGCTGCGTGCGTGAATGAAGATGGAAAGCTGACACACGTGCAGCCGATTGGTGCGGACCCGAAGAAGTTCGATCCGGAATCGACGGAGATTTATGGCGTTGGGGCGTTCCTTCTGGCGGGGAGCGAAATGCATCGATTGCTTTCGTCGCGGCCTTAG
- a CDS encoding Mrp/NBP35 family ATP-binding protein, whose amino-acid sequence MLTENDVRNALAAVKYPGYSRDIVSFGLVKEIAVNNGAVSVGMQLTTNNPEAAQQIKVESERALKALPGIQAVHVDVRQQAGAAPATGQGPWSQQGRVPGLRHIVAVASGKGGVGKSTTAVNLACALHHLGASVGLLDCDIYGPSIPLMMGTRDKPTLAPDERMIPPMSHGVKLMSIGFLVDDDQPVIWRGPMINKTIQQFFSSVAWGDLDFLIVDLPPGTGDAQLSLCQTVPLDGGVIVTTPQEASLGVVRKGVGMFEKVNVPILGIVENMSYFTAPNGDRVEIFGHGGGRAEAERKGVTFLGEVPIFTEIREGGDCGVPVVVASPEAPPAQAFLRIAAALQQRLGQSV is encoded by the coding sequence ATGCTTACGGAAAACGACGTCCGCAACGCTTTGGCCGCGGTAAAGTATCCTGGTTATTCGCGAGATATTGTTTCCTTCGGCCTCGTGAAGGAAATTGCGGTGAACAATGGCGCTGTGTCGGTGGGGATGCAGTTGACGACAAACAACCCTGAAGCCGCGCAACAGATCAAGGTGGAAAGCGAACGCGCCCTGAAGGCGTTGCCAGGGATTCAAGCCGTTCACGTCGATGTCCGTCAGCAAGCAGGAGCGGCGCCCGCCACTGGCCAGGGCCCGTGGTCGCAGCAAGGCCGGGTTCCGGGCTTGCGCCACATCGTTGCCGTGGCCAGCGGCAAAGGCGGTGTCGGCAAGTCAACGACCGCGGTGAATCTCGCCTGCGCCCTGCACCATCTGGGCGCAAGCGTCGGACTGCTTGATTGCGACATTTATGGTCCAAGCATTCCGCTCATGATGGGCACGCGGGACAAACCCACACTTGCGCCTGACGAACGCATGATCCCACCAATGAGTCATGGCGTGAAGCTGATGAGCATCGGTTTTCTGGTGGACGACGATCAACCCGTGATCTGGCGTGGGCCGATGATCAACAAAACCATTCAACAGTTCTTCTCGTCGGTGGCATGGGGCGATCTTGATTTCCTCATCGTTGATCTTCCTCCGGGAACGGGCGACGCCCAGCTTTCGCTTTGCCAGACAGTTCCATTGGACGGCGGCGTCATTGTCACCACACCCCAGGAGGCGTCACTCGGAGTCGTCCGCAAAGGCGTGGGGATGTTTGAGAAAGTGAACGTGCCGATTCTTGGGATTGTGGAAAATATGAGCTATTTCACGGCACCTAACGGGGATCGTGTTGAGATCTTTGGCCACGGCGGCGGCAGGGCGGAGGCGGAGCGCAAGGGAGTGACGTTCCTGGGGGAAGTCCCCATCTTCACGGAGATCCGCGAGGGCGGCGATTGCGGCGTTCCGGTTGTGGTGGCATCGCCGGAAGCCCCTCCGGCTCAGGCGTTTCTGAGAATAGCCGCAGCCCTGCAGCAGCGTCTTGGCCAGAGCGTGTAG
- a CDS encoding DUF4032 domain-containing protein has product MSDQTNEPAQASDLLRNSSLYREFQAEREEILKHKWIESEKAGRDIGFERALTDWIIKHRSKWRKARLGTN; this is encoded by the coding sequence ATGTCGGACCAAACTAACGAGCCCGCCCAGGCAAGTGACCTCCTGAGGAACTCCTCGCTTTACCGCGAATTTCAGGCCGAGCGCGAAGAGATCCTCAAGCACAAGTGGATCGAGTCAGAAAAGGCTGGACGGGATATTGGTTTCGAGCGTGCGCTGACGGATTGGATTATCAAGCACCGATCCAAATGGCGAAAAGCGCGCCTCGGCACCAACTGA
- the pyrR gene encoding bifunctional pyr operon transcriptional regulator/uracil phosphoribosyltransferase PyrR: MSESCVILNAAAVQRAIIRIGHEIAERNENSHEVVLVGVPIGGDDLARRLTSVLTGIWQHPVPVGVLDVSMHRDDLNHRAAPQVFPTVIPFDVTGKTVVLVDDVLFSGRTTRAAMDALNDFGRPKKIQLAVLIDRGHRELPIKADFVGKNVPTSISEKVVVRLVEGGAAHDEVVLQKRSESA, encoded by the coding sequence ATGTCCGAATCCTGCGTCATCCTGAACGCCGCTGCCGTTCAGCGCGCCATCATCCGCATCGGCCACGAGATCGCCGAGCGCAACGAGAACAGCCATGAGGTGGTTCTGGTTGGAGTCCCCATCGGCGGCGATGACCTTGCGCGCAGGCTGACCTCGGTTCTCACGGGGATTTGGCAGCATCCCGTGCCTGTCGGGGTGCTCGACGTCTCGATGCACCGGGACGACCTGAATCACCGAGCGGCGCCGCAGGTGTTTCCGACGGTGATTCCCTTTGATGTTACAGGGAAGACAGTCGTGCTTGTGGATGACGTTTTATTCAGCGGACGCACGACACGTGCGGCGATGGATGCGTTGAACGATTTCGGGCGGCCAAAAAAAATCCAACTTGCGGTGCTCATCGATCGCGGCCATCGCGAGTTGCCGATCAAGGCGGACTTTGTCGGAAAGAACGTTCCCACTTCCATTTCCGAGAAGGTGGTGGTGCGGCTTGTTGAAGGCGGGGCAGCCCACGACGAGGTGGTTCTGCAGAAGCGATCTGAATCCGCATGA
- a CDS encoding aspartate carbamoyltransferase catalytic subunit, with the protein MSWNRKHLLDIESLTAEELNTVLDTAKAFKAVGTRVIKKVPALRGKTVVNLFVEPSTRTRISFELAEQRLSADIINFTAEASSLKKGETLKDTAKNLEALNADFIVIRHSASGAATFLSRVCNASVINAGDGAHEHPTQALLDAFTIRERKGNLAGLNVTILGDILYSRVARSNIWALTKLGANVTLCGPATLVPRVFEQMGCRVTYNVDEAIEDADIINLLRIQHERQRKTMFPSIGEYTTLFGLNKTRLSRARPDALIMHPGPINRGVEIDSEIADGDRSLILEQVTNGLAVRMAVLFLVAGGKSPQEVSAS; encoded by the coding sequence ATGAGCTGGAATCGAAAGCATTTGCTCGATATCGAGTCGCTGACCGCGGAGGAACTCAATACGGTTCTCGACACCGCGAAAGCGTTCAAAGCCGTGGGCACGCGCGTCATCAAGAAAGTTCCGGCCCTTCGCGGAAAAACAGTGGTGAACCTGTTCGTTGAACCTTCCACGCGCACGCGCATCAGCTTCGAACTCGCCGAGCAGCGTCTTTCGGCCGATATCATCAACTTCACCGCGGAAGCGTCATCGCTCAAGAAGGGTGAGACGCTGAAGGACACTGCAAAGAACCTGGAGGCGTTGAATGCGGACTTCATTGTGATCCGCCATAGCGCGTCCGGCGCCGCGACTTTTCTCTCCCGCGTGTGCAACGCCAGCGTCATCAATGCGGGTGACGGCGCGCATGAGCATCCCACGCAGGCGCTCCTGGACGCGTTTACGATCCGTGAACGCAAGGGGAATCTGGCCGGGTTGAATGTCACGATCCTGGGAGACATCCTCTACTCCCGGGTTGCGCGCTCGAACATCTGGGCGCTGACGAAGCTTGGGGCGAACGTCACGCTGTGCGGACCCGCGACTCTTGTGCCCCGCGTGTTTGAACAGATGGGCTGCCGGGTCACTTACAACGTCGACGAGGCGATAGAAGACGCGGACATCATCAATCTTCTCCGCATTCAACATGAGAGGCAGCGCAAGACCATGTTCCCGAGCATAGGCGAGTACACCACGTTGTTCGGCCTCAATAAAACACGGCTTTCGCGCGCGCGGCCCGACGCTCTCATCATGCATCCCGGTCCGATCAACCGCGGCGTGGAAATCGATAGCGAAATTGCCGATGGCGATCGCTCACTGATTCTCGAGCAGGTGACCAATGGTCTGGCTGTGCGCATGGCGGTGCTGTTCCTGGTCGCGGGCGGGAAGAGTCCCCAGGAAGTCAGCGCTTCATGA